The Populus trichocarpa isolate Nisqually-1 chromosome 2, P.trichocarpa_v4.1, whole genome shotgun sequence genome has a window encoding:
- the LOC18096386 gene encoding CBL-interacting serine/threonine-protein kinase 9: MSVKVPAARTRVGKYELGKTIGEGSFAKVKVAKNVQTGDVVAIKILDRDQVLRHKMVEQLKREISTMKLIKHPNVIKIFEVMASKTKIYIVIEFVDGGELFDKIAKHGRLKEDEARRYFQQLIKAVDYCHSRGVFHRDLKPENLLLDSRGVLKVSDFGLSALSQQLRGDGLLHTACGTPNYVAPEVLRDQGYDGTASDVWSCGVILYVLMAGFLPFSESSLVVLYRKICRADFTFPSWFSSGAKKLIKRILDPKPLTRITVSEILEDEWFKKGYKPPQFEQEEDVNIDDVDAVFNDSKEHLVTERKVKPVSINAFELISKTQGFSLDNLFGKQAGVVKRETHIASHSPANEIMSRIEEAAKPLGFNVDKRNYKMKLKGDKSGRKGQLSVATEVFEVAPSLHMVELRKIGGDTLEFHKFYKSFSSGLKDVVWKSDQTIEGLRP; the protein is encoded by the exons atGAGTGTCAAGGTACCGGCGGCGAGAACACGTGTAGGAAAGTACGAGTTAGGCAAGACCATTGGTGAAGGTAGCTTCGCCAAGGTCAAGGTCGCTAAAAATGTTCAGACCGGTGATGTTGTTGCCATTAAAATTCTCGACCGTGATCAAGTCCTCCGTCACAAGATGGTCGAACAG ttaaaaagagaaatatcaaCAATGAAGCTGATTAAACATCCAAATGTCATCAAAATCTTTGAG GTCATGGCAAGTAAAACTAAGATCTACATTGTCATTGAGTTTGTTGACGGAGGAGAGCTCTTTGACAAAATT GCTAAGCACGGGAGACTTAAAGAGGACGAAGCCAGGAGATATTTCCAGCAGCTTATTAAAGCCGTGGATTACTGCCACAGTAGAGGCGTTTTCCATAGAGATTTGAAG CCTGAGAACCTTCTTCTTGATTCACGCGGTGTTCTTAAAGTTTCGGATTTTGGATTGAGTGCGCTGTCACAACAATTGCGG ggTGATGGGCTACTTCACACTGCCTGTGGAACACCAAATTATGTCGCACCTGAG GTTCTCAGAGACCAAGGTTATGATGGCACAGCATCCGATGTATGGTCCTGTGGGGTCATTCTCTATGTTCTTATGGCTGGATTCTTACCTTTTTCCGAGTCAAGTCTTGTGGTTTTGTACAGAAAA ATCTGCAGAGCTGATTTCACATTTCCATCGTGGTTTTCATCTGGTGCAAAGAAACTGATAAAGCGCATTCTTGACCCAAAACCTCTTACA AGGATAACAGTTTCTGAAATTTTAGAAGATGAATGGTTCAAGAAAGGATACAAGCCACCGCAATTCGAGCAGGAAGAGGATGTAAATATAGATGATGTTGATGCTGTTTTTAATGACTCAAAG GAACATCTTGTGACAGAAAGGAAGGTGAAACCAGTGTCAATTAATGCTTTCGAGCTTATTTCTAAAACACAAGGATTTAGCCTTGATAATTTGTTCGGGAAGCAGGCA GGTGTTGTGAAACGAGAAACCCATATTGCTTCTCATAGCCCAGCAAATGAAATCATGTCTAGAATTGAGGAAGCTGCAAAGCCTCTGGGCTTTAATGTCGATAAACGAAACTACAAG ATGAAGTTGAAAGGTGACAAAAGTGGGAGGAAGGGCCAACTCTCCGTAGCTACTGAG GTGTTTGAGGTAGCTCCTTCTTTGCACATGGTGGAGCTGCGGAAAATTGGTGGCGATACGCTTGAGTTTCACAAG TTCTACAAGAGCTTCTCGTCAGGTTTAAAGGATGTAGTCTGGAAATCTGATCAAACTATAGAAGGATTAAG GCCATAG
- the LOC7478795 gene encoding 3-ketoacyl-CoA synthase 1 yields MGCIEMDKERLTAEMAFKDSSSAVIKIRQHLPDFLQSVKLKYVRLGYGYSCNPATILMFLIIVPLFIATLVQFTGLELDRVYEFWRTQSLHEFHAATRLAGSAILLFLLALVCAKRSKPVYLVDFACYKPEDERKISVDSFLKMTEDLGVFEDETLRFQTRISTRSGLGDETYLPRGITSRPPNLSLEEARVEAESVMFGALDDLFSKTGVKPRDIGILIVNCSLFNPTPSLSSMIVNHYKLRTDIKSYNLGGMGCSAGLISIDLAKDLLRANPNTYAVVVSTENITLNWYFGNDRSMLLCNCIFRMGGAAVLLSNKARDRVRSKYQLVHTVRTHKGADDKNYRCVYQREDDKGDIGVSLARELMAVAGDALKTNITTLGPLVLPLSEQFMFFVALLRRKLLKARIKPYIPDFKLAFEHFCIHAGGRAVLDELQKNLQLSDWHMEPSRMSLYRFGNTSSSSLWYELAYTEAKGRVVAGDRVWQIAFGSGFKCNSAVWKALREIPAGESKGNPWNDSIDWYPVKVPSA; encoded by the coding sequence ATGGGTTGTATAGAGATGGATAAGGAGAGGCTCACGGCTGAGATGGCCTTTAAGGACTCCTCCTCCGCCGTTATCAAGATTCGTCAGCATTTGCCGGACTTTCTACAGTCCGTTAAGCTCAAATACGTGAGGTTAGGTTATGGCTATTCGTGTAACCCTGCTACCATTCTCATGTTTCTCATAATTGTACCTTTATTTATAGCCACACTTGTTCAGTTCACTGGTCTAGAACTAGACCGGGTTTATGAATTTTGGAGGACTCAGTCCCTTCATGAATTCCACGCGGCCACAAGACTTGCCGGTTCGGCCATTTTACTCTTTCTTCTTGCTCTCGTTTGCGCTAAACGGTCCAAGCCAGTCTATCTAGTCGACTTTGCATGTTACAAACCGGAAGACGAGCGTAAAATATCGGTGGATTCATTTTTAAAGATGACTGAAGATCTCGGGGTTTTTGAGGACGAGACTCTTCGATTCCAGACACGTATATCAACCCGGTCTGGTCTTGGCGATGAAACATATCTTCCGAGAGGAATAACATCTAGACCACCGAATTTGTCCCTGGAAGAAGCCCGGGTCGAGGCCGAATCAGTCATGTTTGGTGCACTAGACGATCTTTTTAGCAAAACCGGAGTTAAACCAAGAGATATTGGTATCCTTATTGTGAATTGCAGCTTATTTAATCCCACACCGTCTCTATCTTCCATGATAGTGAATCACTACAAGCTTAGAACGGATATCAAGAGTTACAATCTTGGCGGCATGGGTTGCAGCGCCGGGCTTATCTCTATTGACCTTGCAAAAGACCTACTCAGAGCAAACCCCAATACATATGCAGTTGTGGTAAGCACTGAAAACATCACTCTTAATTGGTATTTCGGTAATGATAGGTCAATGTTATTATGCAACTGCATTTTTCGCATGGGTGGTGCTGCTGTTCTTCTCTCAAACAAAGCACGAGATCGTGTCCGGTCCAAGTATCAGCTGGTCCACACTGTTCGGACCCACAAAGGAGCAGATGATAAAAACTACCGATGTGTTTATCAGAGAGAGGATGATAAAGGAGATATTGGGGTGTCCTTAGCTCGTGAATTAATGGCAGTAGCTGGTGATGCATTAAAAACGAATATCACCACATTGGGTCCCTTAGTTCTGCCTTTAAGTGAacagtttatgttttttgtcGCACTTCTTAGAAGAAAGCTGTTGAAAGCCAGAATCAAGCCTTACATACCTGATTTCAAGCTTGCATTCGAACATTTTTGCATCCATGCTGGAGGTAGAGCTGTTTTGGACGAGTTACAAAAGAATCTGCAACTCAGTGACTGGCACATGGAGCCATCAAGAATGAGTTTGTACAGGTTTGGTAACACATCAAGTAGTTCATTGTGGTATGAACTGGCTTACACTGAGGCAAAGGGTCGGGTTGTAGCCGGGGACCGGGTATGGCAGATTGCATTCGGGTCGGGTTTCAAGTGCAACAGTGCTGTTTGGAAAGCACTGAGGGAGATTCCAGCGGGTGAGTCAAAGGGTAACCCGTGGAATGACTCGATTGACTGGTACCCGGTCAAGGTTCCCTCGGCCTGA